The sequence below is a genomic window from Phaenicophaeus curvirostris isolate KB17595 chromosome 16, BPBGC_Pcur_1.0, whole genome shotgun sequence.
CCAGCCTGGCATTTGCAGCAGAGACCTACAGCCCTCTGCACGTGGCCTGGGGTTTGCTGCTTGTTTCCCATCATTCTTCCCAAGTCACTGTGGCTTTGGGGAAGGAGATGGGGGTGGGAGAGATgggagagtgtgtgtgtgctgggGAGTTGCCGGGGAGGTGGAAGTGATGGTCCAGGGTTAGGAGAGGGGATGAGGTGGGAAATGGGACGTGAGTGGTGATGGCAAATGGTGGGAGATGTTGGGAGATGGGAGAGGTTGGGAGGTGGCACACAGCTGGAGGGAGCAGATGGTGGGCTATGGCATAAATGGGAGGTAGTAGGTGCTGGGATGTGGGACATGATGGGAGAGGTGGAGGGGTTGCCGTGCATCGGCTCTGCTCACGCGTGTTGGGTGAGTAGAACTTGACAACGTAAGGTGGTCTGCTGAAGACACCCATTCTCCCGATCTGTTTGGTCATCCGCAGGTTGACACTGTCATTCctgagaaggagagggaggcagcCCCTGTCACCTCTCCTGCACACACGGGGACCTCAGATGAACCCACCTCCCTTCAGGGGCCACCAGGCAGGACAGCACGTGACACGAGGAACACCAGTCCCTGCCAGCATCCCTTACCTCCAGATGAAGAGGTACCGCTCCTTGTAGTTGCTCTGGCCCAGGGGGGCACTGTAATTAAAGTTGTACAAACCCGGGGTTCCTCTGAGAGAGAGAAGTGGGGAGGGTGAGAGGAGGCTCCGTGTTCCCACCAGTGCCCAACGCTCTCACTCCGGCCAAGCCAGAGGTGCCCCGGCACGACGAGACACCAGCCAGGATCCATTCCAACATCCCATCTGCAGGCACACCCTGCCCTGTGCCATTGAGGTCACCTGTTGAGCATATCTTGGAGCTTATTCATGGCATCCAGGCTGTTTCCCAGGACCTCCTGCACCAGGGTGATGTCGTACCGCTTCACGATCTGGGGGAACAAGCTCAGAGCTGCTCACCCTTGCCCAGGAACTGCTTCTGGGGGACCCAGGGTTGCCTAGACTGGGCTGGGAAGGCTCCCGGACTGGCAATAGGCAGGCGGGCAATGGAGAGTCAGGGAGGGAGCTCCTCTGCTGGTGTCCTTGGGCTTGGAAGGACTCTGGGGTAACAAGGTGCCCCCTAAAGCCCATTCGTCTGCTgcctcccatccctgcagctcctccctCTCTGGGTGCTGTGAGTGAGGAACCTGGGCAGCACCAACCATTGACTGTCCCTGGCAGAGGACAGGTAAGAGTGGAGATGTTCCAGGATTGGAGAATGTGATGGGGGAAGAGGATATGGGTGGATCGATGGGGGCTTGGACATATGTATGGAGGTGTGAGTGGATGCAGtcatgggtggatggatggatggatggatggatggatggatggatggagctACAGATGGATGGGGGCTGTTGATGGACTGGTGGATGCGTGCCTGTAGGGATGGACACAGTGGATATATGGATGACTGTTGAGCTAATGTCTGACTGCCCCAGCTGGCTGCATCccagagagcagagagaggtCAGAACTGTATCTGTCCCATAGTACTCACTTTGACAATGTTGTTAGCGACTTctgttttgttcatctttgtCTTCCCAAAGTGCTGGATGTTGAAGGCGCTGATCCTCAGCGTGACGGCCACATGCAGCAGGACAGCTGCAACCAGCAGCGACAGCACCAGCTTTGAGGCCCCCATCCTGcgtgcagaggggcagggatgggCTCAATCATTTGGGATGCGATTCCTGTGCCGCTCAGCTCCACGGGGTAATATTTCACTGGCAGGTAGGCTGGGAGCGCTGCCCAAGCCCAGGTGCCCCAAGCACCCGGCGCCCCGGCAGCCCTGACGAAAGAGGAGCACCAAACAGCCCGGCTTTCGGCACAGCCAGAGCCTGCCCTGGGGAAGGGCTCGCTGCCCCAGCATCGCTTTTTTCTTCTGGGACACCCACTCTGATTCAATTCTCACCTTTCCCCCCTTGCACTACAGCTCCAAACGCTTCCAATCTCTCCAGATGAGAATGCAACGATTTCCTGACACCTCGATTGGGTAACGCTACAATTTGATCATGCCACAAACTGCCCAAAGCCCCTCGAGTCAATCCTGCTCTCAGGGGATGCAGCAGCCTCCGATGCCTCCCCAGCAGAGGCACCTCGGGAGAAGCGGATCCATCCTGGGTGATGCTCGTCTGCTGCGCCCAGGCTCAGCCCTGCAGAAACTCTCGGCAAAATTAAGCTGAGCTGGAGAAGGTGACTTTGGAGAGGGGAGGAcatggagcagaggaggagcagcGAGCAGGACCTACCTTTGGTGTCGTCCAAAGTCTCTGGAAGGGGAAGGAGCTGCACCTGTATTTATAGGGAGGAACACACTCAACTTGCAGAGTGATTGCATGAGGCCCCAGGCTCCACATTTGCATCTATCATGGAAATGAAGGTCTGCTCAAGAAATTTCAACACCTTCCACCGCCGCTGAGCCTGACAATGTTGCTGCATTgataatatcatagaatcatagaataaccaggttggaagagacccaccggatcatcgagtccaaccattcctatcaaacactaaaccatgcccctcagcacctcgtccacccgtcccttaaacacctccagggaaggtgactcaaccacctccctgggcagcctctgccagggcccaatcaccctttctgtgaaaaatcttttcctaatgtccagcctaaatctcccctggtggagcttgaggccattccctcttgtcctgtcccctgtcacttgggagaagaggccatcaccctcctctccacaacctcctgtcaggtagttggagagagcaatgaggtctcccctcagccttctcttatccaggctaaacacccccagctctctcagccgttcctcgtaagatctgttctccagccccctcaccagctttgttgctcttctctg
It includes:
- the LOC138727776 gene encoding deoxyribonuclease-1-like translates to MSLPINTGAAPSPSRDFGRHQRMGASKLVLSLLVAAVLLHVAVTLRISAFNIQHFGKTKMNKTEVANNIVKIVKRYDITLVQEVLGNSLDAMNKLQDMLNRGTPGLYNFNYSAPLGQSNYKERYLFIWRNDSVNLRMTKQIGRMGVFSRPPYVVKFYSPNTQVKEFVMVPLHSKPDNAVEEIDKLYDVYNNISTAWKNDNIILLGDFNAGCSYVNESDWSKIRLRTQAPCDWLIKDDDDTTVTAGRHCPYDRIVVCGDDLKKDIEPGSGRIYNFEVAFNLTNKKFWDRSRTFGPSHDSGGRSR